In Enterobacter cloacae, the following are encoded in one genomic region:
- a CDS encoding ABC transporter ATP-binding protein, giving the protein MSGKGIHIESLSKRYGDGDTAVFALRDVNMHVAPGEVVGLIGPSGSGKSTLLKCLGAVIEPTAGRMTLGDEVIYADGWKVRDLRALRRDKIGFVFQAPYLIPFLDVTDNVALLPMLAGVANGESRAKALELLTALDVQHRARAMPSQLSGGEQQRVAIARGLVNRPPVILADEPTAPLDSERAMAVIRILNDMARKFETAIIVVTHDEKIIPTFKRIYHIRDGVTHEEAGEGREFE; this is encoded by the coding sequence ATGAGTGGCAAAGGGATACACATCGAAAGTTTAAGCAAGCGGTATGGCGATGGTGACACCGCTGTCTTTGCCTTGAGAGACGTGAATATGCATGTTGCGCCTGGTGAAGTGGTGGGACTGATCGGCCCTTCCGGGTCCGGCAAGAGCACGCTGCTCAAGTGTCTGGGTGCGGTGATCGAACCGACCGCCGGTCGCATGACGCTGGGCGATGAAGTGATCTACGCCGATGGCTGGAAAGTCCGCGACCTGCGCGCCTTACGGCGTGACAAGATCGGTTTCGTTTTCCAGGCGCCGTACCTGATTCCGTTTCTCGATGTCACCGACAACGTGGCGCTGCTGCCGATGCTTGCAGGCGTCGCGAATGGAGAGTCGCGCGCGAAGGCACTGGAATTGCTCACAGCGCTTGATGTGCAACACCGAGCTCGCGCAATGCCCTCGCAACTCTCCGGTGGCGAGCAGCAACGGGTCGCCATCGCGCGCGGACTGGTCAATCGTCCGCCGGTGATCCTGGCCGATGAACCCACTGCGCCGCTGGATTCCGAGCGCGCCATGGCTGTAATCCGCATCCTCAACGACATGGCCCGGAAGTTCGAGACCGCCATCATCGTCGTCACCCATGACGAAAAGATCATCCCCACATTCAAGCGCATCTACCACATCCGCGACGGCGTGACCCATGAGGAAGCTGGCGAAGGGCGGGAGTTCGAATGA
- a CDS encoding ABC transporter permease produces MISLAGRDILHAWGKFVFTGIGLGLLIGVTLVMAGVYRGMVDDGKALLDNSGADLWVVQKDTLGPYAESSSLNDDVYRAILAMPGVSQAANATYLTMQVRKGESDVRTMVVGIAPGALGATPGWPPYLVAGRQITRGHYEAVADIATGFKLGDRLTIRRNHYTVVGLTRRMVSSSGDPMVFIPLKDAQEAQFLKDNDAIWQSRRRTEANPVFNRPGDPGLLDAVIASQSSNAFVNAVLVTLKPGHAPDEVAESIQRWKRLTVYTRAQMEDILVGKLIATSAKQIGMFLVILAIVSAAIVAFIIYSLTMDKIREIAVLKLIGTRNRTIAAMIMQQALALGVIGFVVGKITATFSAPAFPKYVLLTPMDSVAGFFAVLVICVLASLVAIRIALKVDPAEAIGG; encoded by the coding sequence TGCCTGGGGGAAATTCGTCTTCACCGGCATCGGTCTGGGTCTGCTGATCGGCGTCACCCTAGTCATGGCTGGGGTGTACCGAGGCATGGTGGACGACGGCAAGGCGTTGCTCGACAACAGTGGCGCTGACCTTTGGGTGGTGCAAAAGGATACTCTGGGTCCTTATGCGGAGTCGTCCAGCCTCAACGATGACGTGTATCGCGCCATTCTCGCCATGCCGGGAGTCTCACAGGCAGCGAACGCGACCTACCTGACCATGCAGGTACGCAAGGGCGAGAGTGATGTACGCACCATGGTGGTCGGCATCGCGCCCGGTGCGTTGGGGGCTACACCCGGATGGCCTCCTTATCTCGTCGCTGGACGCCAGATCACGCGCGGTCACTACGAGGCTGTGGCCGACATCGCCACCGGCTTCAAACTGGGAGATCGTCTTACCATTCGCCGCAATCATTACACCGTCGTGGGGCTGACACGGCGTATGGTGTCGTCCAGCGGCGACCCGATGGTATTCATTCCGCTCAAAGATGCCCAGGAGGCCCAGTTCCTCAAGGACAACGATGCCATCTGGCAAAGCCGGCGTCGCACCGAAGCCAACCCGGTCTTCAATCGACCCGGTGATCCAGGTTTGCTGGATGCCGTGATTGCTTCACAGAGCAGCAACGCGTTCGTCAATGCCGTGCTGGTCACTCTGAAACCTGGTCATGCGCCGGACGAGGTTGCCGAATCCATCCAGCGCTGGAAGCGTTTGACGGTCTACACCCGGGCACAGATGGAAGACATCCTCGTCGGCAAGCTGATCGCCACCTCGGCCAAGCAGATCGGCATGTTCCTTGTGATTCTGGCCATCGTTAGCGCGGCCATCGTTGCCTTCATCATCTATTCGCTGACGATGGACAAAATCCGTGAGATCGCGGTGTTGAAGCTCATCGGCACACGCAACCGAACCATCGCCGCGATGATCATGCAGCAGGCGCTCGCCCTGGGCGTGATTGGCTTCGTGGTCGGCAAGATCACAGCCACCTTTTCAGCACCGGCTTTTCCAAAATATGTCCTGCTCACGCCAATGGATTCTGTCGCCGGTTTTTTTGCCGTGCTCGTGATCTGCGTTCTAGCTAGCCTCGTCGCCATTCGCATAGCACTCAAGGTCGATCCGGCCGAAGCCATTGGAGGTTGA